TCAAAGCATTCCTCGCGTCAGAAGAACTAGCGGCAGATGTTCGGGAAGAAGAAGCAATGGCGCAACAACTGGGTGTCCGCGGTGTTCCATTCTTCGTCTTTGACCGGAAATATGCCATTTCTGGTGCCCAACCAGTGGAAGCATTTGAACAAGTTTTCGCGAAGATGCGTCAAGAACAAACACTTGAGGTCATCGCGGAAGGCGATGCTTGTGGTGTTGACGGCTGTAACTGATCGTATTTTGATTCCATCACAAAGGAGCACGAAACCCTTATGAAATTTATCTTCCACCCTGAGATTCGCGATGCGCGAATCAATCTCGCTGTCGAAGAATTCATCTTGAACAACTTGAACGTCAATGAAGAAGACTATTTCTTGTTTTATATCAATGGTCCGTCAATCATTGTTGGAAAAAATCAAAACACGAATGAAGAAGTCAATTTGAAGTATGTCGAAGAAAACGGCATCCACGTCGTTCGTCGCCTTTCCGGCGGTGGCGCTGTTTACCATGACGAAGGAAACTTGAACTTCAGTTTCCTGACGAAAGATGATGGCGATTCTTTCAACAACTATAAAAAATTCACGGAACCGGTCGTACAAGCATTGCATAAGCTCGGTGTCGAAGCAGAGCTTTCTGGTCGCAATGATATCCATGTCGGAAGCCGTAAAATCAGTGGTAACGCTCAGTTCACGACAAAAGGACGGATGTTTAGCCATGGCACATTGATGCTCGATTCGAACATCGAAGAAGTCGTCAATGCGCTTGTCGTTAGCGAAGAGAAAATGCGTT
This window of the Exiguobacterium acetylicum genome carries:
- a CDS encoding lipoate--protein ligase, yielding MKFIFHPEIRDARINLAVEEFILNNLNVNEEDYFLFYINGPSIIVGKNQNTNEEVNLKYVEENGIHVVRRLSGGGAVYHDEGNLNFSFLTKDDGDSFNNYKKFTEPVVQALHKLGVEAELSGRNDIHVGSRKISGNAQFTTKGRMFSHGTLMLDSNIEEVVNALVVSEEKMRSKGIKSVRSRVANISEFLTEPLTMEQFVDHLLASIYEGKEIERYILTEEDWDKVRAISAERYGNWEWNFGKSPKFDVIHKKRFPIGTIDFRLNVKKGIIEDAKIYGDFFGVEDAEEIARALEGSRYDRASLREVLGRYELKKYFGAVELDEVLDVLA